Proteins co-encoded in one Triplophysa dalaica isolate WHDGS20190420 chromosome 16, ASM1584641v1, whole genome shotgun sequence genomic window:
- the spata4 gene encoding spermatogenesis-associated protein 4, with product MAYSQSPKKAGLPREVLKWLQSLDLSFSPKNMRRDFSNGYLVAEIFSWYFPKDFHMHSYDNGASVATKQSNWSQIDKFFVKHCIGLSKEVIDGTIHSKPGAAELLIQDIYSILTNRRIQTIQRVEQEFTDKAYQEQLPMVARATASVAIKNNLCLSEVIAEPNIIANQLKALTIIHRHIEQRKEERNQDPNRFNIKPTLGEQAVRLASLLAHQSEPELHINSSHVAC from the exons ATGGCCTATTCACAGTCGCCAAAGAAGGCTGGTCTACCACGAGAGGTTCTAAAATGGCTGCAAAGTCTTGATTTGTCGTTTTCTCCTAAAAACATGCGCAG AGACTTTTCCAATGGATACCTAGTGGCAGAAATATTTTCTTGGTACTTCCCAAAGGACTTTCACATGCACTCATATGACAATGGAGCATCAGTGGCCACCAAGCAATCAAACTGGTCCCAGATTGACAAA TTTTTTGTGAAGCATTGCATTGGTCTGTCGAAAGAAGTCATAGACGGCACAATCCACAGTAAACCTGGTGCTGCAGAGCTCCTTATCCAGGACATTTACAGCATCCTGACCAACAGAAG GATCCAAACCATCCAGAGGGTGGAGCAAGAATTCACAGATAAGGCCTATCAGGAACAGTTGCCTATGGTGGCCCGAGCCACGGCTTCAGTCGCCATAAAAAACAACCTGTGTCTCAGTGAGGTTATAGCAGAACCAAACATCATTGCCAACCAACTTAAAGCCCTGACTATCATACACAGACACATAGAAcagagaaaagaagaaagaaaccaAGACCCAA ATCGCTTCAATATTAAGCCCACTCTTGGAGAACAGGCTGTCAGATTGGCTTCACTTTTAGCTCACCAGAGCGAGCCAGAACTTCATATAAACTCCAGTCATGTGGCTTGTTAA